The proteins below come from a single Acinonyx jubatus isolate Ajub_Pintada_27869175 chromosome A1, VMU_Ajub_asm_v1.0, whole genome shotgun sequence genomic window:
- the APBB3 gene encoding amyloid-beta A4 precursor protein-binding family B member 3 isoform X3, giving the protein MLGKDYMLAIILVNCDDDLWGDQNLEGEPGLPPGWRKIRDAAGTYYWHVPSGSTQWQRPTWETGDAEDLGTRTEGIWGLRPPKGRSFSSLESSLDRRNSLSWYGEESYIQSMEPGAKCFAVRSLGWVEVPEEDLVPGKSSIAVNNCIQQLAQTHSRSRSQPPDGAWGEGQNMLMILKKDAMSLVNPLDHSLIHCQPLVHIRVWGVGSSKGRDFAFVAGDKDSCMLKCHVFRCDVPAKAIASALHGLCAQILSERVGVSEDSPCSLDPISPEDLPRQVELLDAVSQAAQKYEALYMGTLPVTKAMGMDVLNEAIGTLTNRGDQDAWVPAILSVSDSLMTAHPIQAEAGAEEEPLWQCPVRLVTFIGVGRDPHTFGLIADLGHQSFQCAAFWCQPHAGGLSEAVQAACMVQYQKCLVASAARGKAWGAQARARLRLKRTSSVDSPGGPLPLPLLKGGVGGAGAAPRKRGVFSFLDAFRLKPSLLHMP; this is encoded by the exons ATGCTGGGCAAGGATTACATGCTGGCCATCATTCTGGTCAACTGTGATG ATGACTTGTGGGGGGACCAGAATCTTGAGGGAGAGCCAGGCCTGCCCCCTGGCTGGAGGAAGATACGCGATGCTGCAGGTACTTACTATTGGCACGTACCCAGTGGCAGCACCCAGTGGCAGCGCCCAACCTGGGAGACAGGAGATGCAGAGGACCTAGGCACG AGGACGGAAGGGATTTGGGGACTTCGGCCCCCCAAGGGGAGATCCTTCTCCAGCCTGGAGAGCTCACTGGACCGGAG GAACTCTTTGTCCTGGTACGGTGAGGAATCCTACATCCAGAGCATGGAGCCAGGAGCTAAG TGCTTTGCAGTCCGCTCCCTGGGTTGGGTAGAAGTACCCGAAGAGGATCTGGTACCAGGGAAGAGCAGTATTGCAGTCAATAACTGCATCCAGCAACTGGCCCAGACTCACAGCCGTAGCCGCAGCCAGCCCCCAGATGGTGCCTGGGGTGAG GGCCAGAACATGCTGATGATCCTGAAGAAGGATGCCATGAGCCTGGTGAATCCTCTGGACCATAGTCTGATACACTGCCAGCCTCTGGTGCACATCCGTGTGTGGGGTGTGGGCAGCTCCAAGGGCCG GGACTTCGCTTTTGTGGCTGGTGACAAAGACAGTTGTATGCTCAAGTGCCATGTGTTTCGCTGTGACGTCCCTGCCAAGGCCATTGCCAgtgccctgcatgggctctgtgcccag ATCTTGTCAGAGCGAGTAGGTGTCAGTGAGGATTCTCCTTGCTCCCTAGACCCCATCTCCCCTGAGGACCTGCCACGGCAAG TGGAGCTGCTGGATGCGGTGAGCCAGGCTGCTCAGAAGTATGAGGCACTGTACATGGGGACCCTGCCAGTCACCAAAGCCATGG GCATGGATGTGCTGAATGAGGCCATTGGTACTCTCACCAACCGGGGGGACCAGGATGCCTGGGTCCCTGCCATCCTCAGCGTGTCTGACTCTCTCATGACTGCACATCCCATTCAG GCAGAAGCTGGTGCAGAGGAGGAACCACTATGGCAATGCCCTGTGCGCCTTGTGACCTTTATTGGTGTTGGCCGTGACCCACACACCTTTGGCCTCATCGCTGACCTGGGCCATCAGAGCTTTCAGTGTGCAGCCTTCTGGTGCCAGCCCCATGCAGGGGGGCTTTCCGAAGCTGTGCAGGCTGCTTGCATG GTTCAGTACCAGAAGTGTCTTGTGGCCTCTGCAGCTCGAGGCAAGGCCTGGGGTGCCCAGGCCCGGGCCCGCCTGCGGCTCAAGCGGACCAGCTCCGTGGACTCCCCAGGaggtcccctgcccctccccctgctcaaaGGAGGGGTTGGGGGTGCAGGGGCAGCCCCTCGAAAACGGggtgtcttctcttttcttgatgCCTTCCGTCTGAAACCCTCTCTGCTCCATATGCCCTAA
- the APBB3 gene encoding amyloid-beta A4 precursor protein-binding family B member 3 isoform X1, with the protein MLGKDYMLAIILVNCDDDLWGDQNLEGEPGLPPGWRKIRDAAGTYYWHVPSGSTQWQRPTWETGDAEDLGTRTEGIWGLRPPKGRSFSSLESSLDRRNSLSWYGEESYIQSMEPGAKCFAVRSLGWVEVPEEDLVPGKSSIAVNNCIQQLAQTHSRSRSQPPDGAWGEGQNMLMILKKDAMSLVNPLDHSLIHCQPLVHIRVWGVGSSKGRDFAFVAGDKDSCMLKCHVFRCDVPAKAIASALHGLCAQILSERVGVSEDSPCSLDPISPEDLPRQVELLDAVSQAAQKYEALYMGTLPVTKAMGMDVLNEAIGTLTNRGDQDAWVPAILSVSDSLMTAHPIQAEAGAEEEPLWQCPVRLVTFIGVGRDPHTFGLIADLGHQSFQCAAFWCQPHAGGLSEAVQAACMEAVCSRESWRGVSIMVQYQKCLVASAARGKAWGAQARARLRLKRTSSVDSPGGPLPLPLLKGGVGGAGAAPRKRGVFSFLDAFRLKPSLLHMP; encoded by the exons ATGCTGGGCAAGGATTACATGCTGGCCATCATTCTGGTCAACTGTGATG ATGACTTGTGGGGGGACCAGAATCTTGAGGGAGAGCCAGGCCTGCCCCCTGGCTGGAGGAAGATACGCGATGCTGCAGGTACTTACTATTGGCACGTACCCAGTGGCAGCACCCAGTGGCAGCGCCCAACCTGGGAGACAGGAGATGCAGAGGACCTAGGCACG AGGACGGAAGGGATTTGGGGACTTCGGCCCCCCAAGGGGAGATCCTTCTCCAGCCTGGAGAGCTCACTGGACCGGAG GAACTCTTTGTCCTGGTACGGTGAGGAATCCTACATCCAGAGCATGGAGCCAGGAGCTAAG TGCTTTGCAGTCCGCTCCCTGGGTTGGGTAGAAGTACCCGAAGAGGATCTGGTACCAGGGAAGAGCAGTATTGCAGTCAATAACTGCATCCAGCAACTGGCCCAGACTCACAGCCGTAGCCGCAGCCAGCCCCCAGATGGTGCCTGGGGTGAG GGCCAGAACATGCTGATGATCCTGAAGAAGGATGCCATGAGCCTGGTGAATCCTCTGGACCATAGTCTGATACACTGCCAGCCTCTGGTGCACATCCGTGTGTGGGGTGTGGGCAGCTCCAAGGGCCG GGACTTCGCTTTTGTGGCTGGTGACAAAGACAGTTGTATGCTCAAGTGCCATGTGTTTCGCTGTGACGTCCCTGCCAAGGCCATTGCCAgtgccctgcatgggctctgtgcccag ATCTTGTCAGAGCGAGTAGGTGTCAGTGAGGATTCTCCTTGCTCCCTAGACCCCATCTCCCCTGAGGACCTGCCACGGCAAG TGGAGCTGCTGGATGCGGTGAGCCAGGCTGCTCAGAAGTATGAGGCACTGTACATGGGGACCCTGCCAGTCACCAAAGCCATGG GCATGGATGTGCTGAATGAGGCCATTGGTACTCTCACCAACCGGGGGGACCAGGATGCCTGGGTCCCTGCCATCCTCAGCGTGTCTGACTCTCTCATGACTGCACATCCCATTCAG GCAGAAGCTGGTGCAGAGGAGGAACCACTATGGCAATGCCCTGTGCGCCTTGTGACCTTTATTGGTGTTGGCCGTGACCCACACACCTTTGGCCTCATCGCTGACCTGGGCCATCAGAGCTTTCAGTGTGCAGCCTTCTGGTGCCAGCCCCATGCAGGGGGGCTTTCCGAAGCTGTGCAGGCTGCTTGCATG GAGGCAGTCTGCTCCCGTGAAAGCTGGAGAGGAGTCAGCATAATG GTTCAGTACCAGAAGTGTCTTGTGGCCTCTGCAGCTCGAGGCAAGGCCTGGGGTGCCCAGGCCCGGGCCCGCCTGCGGCTCAAGCGGACCAGCTCCGTGGACTCCCCAGGaggtcccctgcccctccccctgctcaaaGGAGGGGTTGGGGGTGCAGGGGCAGCCCCTCGAAAACGGggtgtcttctcttttcttgatgCCTTCCGTCTGAAACCCTCTCTGCTCCATATGCCCTAA
- the SRA1 gene encoding steroid receptor RNA activator 1, with protein sequence MAELYVKPGNKERGWNDPPQFSYGLQTLAGGLKRTPLTKRVAASQDGSPRVPTSQTSTGLPPMGPTPPVSKAPRPPPVGSCPASSVEPANFSVTESETLLEDVLKPLEEALEDCRGHTKKQVCDDISRRLALLQEQWAGGKLSVPVKKRMALLVQELSGHQWEAADDIHRSLMVDHVTEVSQWMVGVKRLIAEKRNLSSEEEANEEKSTDTAEENQMVPGV encoded by the exons ATGGCGGAGCTGTACGTGAAGCCGG GCAACAAGGAGCGCGGCTGGAACGACCCGCCGCAGTTCTCCTACGGGCTGCAGACCCTGGCTGGTGGTCTCAAGCGCACGCCGCTCACCAAGAGGGTCGCCGCCTCCCAGGATGGCTCCCCCAGAG TCCCCACCTCACAGACTTCTACGGGGCTCCCCCCAATGGGGCCTACACCTCCTGTGAGTAAGGCTCCCAGGCCCCCACCTGTGGGGAGCTGTCCTGCCTCCAGTGTGGAACCAGCAAATTTCTCAGTCACCGAATCTGAAACTCTACTGGAAGACGTGCTCAAACCTTTGGAAGAGGCATTGGAGGATTGCCGCGGTCACACAAAG AAGCAGGTATGTGATGACATCAGCCGACGCCTGGCTCTACTGCAGGAACAATGGGCTGGAGGGAAGCTGTCAGTACCTGTGAAGAAGAGGATGGCTCTGCTGGTGCAAG AGCTTTCAGGTCACCAGTGGGAAGCAGCAGATGATATCCACCGCTCACTCATGGTTGACCATGTGACTGAGGTCAGTCAGTGGATGGTGGGAGTTAAAAGATTAATTGCGGAAAAGAGGAATCTGTCTTCAGAAGAAGAGGCCAATGAAGAAAAATCTACAGACACAGCTGAGGAGAACCAGATGGTACCAGGTGTCTAA
- the APBB3 gene encoding amyloid-beta A4 precursor protein-binding family B member 3 isoform X5: MEPGAKCFAVRSLGWVEVPEEDLVPGKSSIAVNNCIQQLAQTHSRSRSQPPDGAWGEGQNMLMILKKDAMSLVNPLDHSLIHCQPLVHIRVWGVGSSKGRDFAFVAGDKDSCMLKCHVFRCDVPAKAIASALHGLCAQILSERVGVSEDSPCSLDPISPEDLPRQVELLDAVSQAAQKYEALYMGTLPVTKAMGMDVLNEAIGTLTNRGDQDAWVPAILSVSDSLMTAHPIQAWCGQAEAGAEEEPLWQCPVRLVTFIGVGRDPHTFGLIADLGHQSFQCAAFWCQPHAGGLSEAVQAACMEAVCSRESWRGVSIMVQYQKCLVASAARGKAWGAQARARLRLKRTSSVDSPGGPLPLPLLKGGVGGAGAAPRKRGVFSFLDAFRLKPSLLHMP, from the exons ATGGAGCCAGGAGCTAAG TGCTTTGCAGTCCGCTCCCTGGGTTGGGTAGAAGTACCCGAAGAGGATCTGGTACCAGGGAAGAGCAGTATTGCAGTCAATAACTGCATCCAGCAACTGGCCCAGACTCACAGCCGTAGCCGCAGCCAGCCCCCAGATGGTGCCTGGGGTGAG GGCCAGAACATGCTGATGATCCTGAAGAAGGATGCCATGAGCCTGGTGAATCCTCTGGACCATAGTCTGATACACTGCCAGCCTCTGGTGCACATCCGTGTGTGGGGTGTGGGCAGCTCCAAGGGCCG GGACTTCGCTTTTGTGGCTGGTGACAAAGACAGTTGTATGCTCAAGTGCCATGTGTTTCGCTGTGACGTCCCTGCCAAGGCCATTGCCAgtgccctgcatgggctctgtgcccag ATCTTGTCAGAGCGAGTAGGTGTCAGTGAGGATTCTCCTTGCTCCCTAGACCCCATCTCCCCTGAGGACCTGCCACGGCAAG TGGAGCTGCTGGATGCGGTGAGCCAGGCTGCTCAGAAGTATGAGGCACTGTACATGGGGACCCTGCCAGTCACCAAAGCCATGG GCATGGATGTGCTGAATGAGGCCATTGGTACTCTCACCAACCGGGGGGACCAGGATGCCTGGGTCCCTGCCATCCTCAGCGTGTCTGACTCTCTCATGACTGCACATCCCATTCAG GCCTGGTGTGGGCAGGCAGAAGCTGGTGCAGAGGAGGAACCACTATGGCAATGCCCTGTGCGCCTTGTGACCTTTATTGGTGTTGGCCGTGACCCACACACCTTTGGCCTCATCGCTGACCTGGGCCATCAGAGCTTTCAGTGTGCAGCCTTCTGGTGCCAGCCCCATGCAGGGGGGCTTTCCGAAGCTGTGCAGGCTGCTTGCATG GAGGCAGTCTGCTCCCGTGAAAGCTGGAGAGGAGTCAGCATAATG GTTCAGTACCAGAAGTGTCTTGTGGCCTCTGCAGCTCGAGGCAAGGCCTGGGGTGCCCAGGCCCGGGCCCGCCTGCGGCTCAAGCGGACCAGCTCCGTGGACTCCCCAGGaggtcccctgcccctccccctgctcaaaGGAGGGGTTGGGGGTGCAGGGGCAGCCCCTCGAAAACGGggtgtcttctcttttcttgatgCCTTCCGTCTGAAACCCTCTCTGCTCCATATGCCCTAA
- the EIF4EBP3 gene encoding eukaryotic translation initiation factor 4E-binding protein 3, producing the protein MSTSTSCPIPGGRDRLPDCYSITPGGTLYATTPGGTRIIYDRKFLLECKNSPIARTPPCCLPQIPGVTTPPIAPPSKLEELKEQKETEEEIPDDAQFEMDI; encoded by the exons ATGTCCACATCCACGAGCTGCCCGATTCCCGGGGGCAGGGACCGGCTGCCCGACTGCTACAGCATCACGCCTGGGGGCACGCTATACGCCACTACCCCAGGAG GCACCAGGATCATCTACGACCGAAAGTTCCTGCTGGAGTGCAAGAACTCACCCATTGCCCGGACACCCCCCTGCTGTCTCCCTCAGATTCCCGGGGTCACAACTCCTCCAATAGCCCCACCCTCCAAGCTGGAGGAGctgaaggagcagaaggagacagaggaagagatacCCG aTGACGCACAATTTGAAATGGACATCTGA
- the SLC35A4 gene encoding probable UDP-sugar transporter protein SLC35A4, whose translation MADDKDSLPKLKDLAFLKNQLERLQQRVEDEVNSGVGQDGSLLSSPFLKGFLAGYVVAKLRASAVLGFAVGTCTGIYAAQAYAVPNVEKTLRDYLRSLRKGPD comes from the exons ATGGCGGATGACAAG GATTCTCTGCCTAAGCTTAAGGACCTGGCATTTCTCAAGAACCAGTTGGAACGCCTGCAGCAGCGTGTGGAAGACGAAGTCAACAGTGGTGTGGGCCAG gaTGGCTCGCTCTTGTCCTCCCCATTCCTCAAGGGCTTCTTAGCCGGCTATGTGGTGGCCAAACTGAGGGCATCAGCAGTATTGGGCTTTGCTGTGGGTACCTGCACTGGCATCTACGCAGCTCAGGCATATGCTGTGCCCAATGTGGAGAAGACGTTGAGGGACTATCTTCGGTCATTGCGCAAGGGGCCCGACTAG
- the APBB3 gene encoding amyloid-beta A4 precursor protein-binding family B member 3 isoform X2 codes for MLGKDYMLAIILVNCDDDLWGDQNLEGEPGLPPGWRKIRDAAGTYYWHVPSGSTQWQRPTWETGDAEDLGTRTEGIWGLRPPKGRSFSSLESSLDRRNSLSWYGEESYIQSMEPGAKCFAVRSLGWVEVPEEDLVPGKSSIAVNNCIQQLAQTHSRSRSQPPDGAWGEGQNMLMILKKDAMSLVNPLDHSLIHCQPLVHIRVWGVGSSKGRDFAFVAGDKDSCMLKCHVFRCDVPAKAIASALHGLCAQILSERVGVSEDSPCSLDPISPEDLPRQVELLDAVSQAAQKYEALYMGTLPVTKAMGMDVLNEAIGTLTNRGDQDAWVPAILSVSDSLMTAHPIQAWCGQAEAGAEEEPLWQCPVRLVTFIGVGRDPHTFGLIADLGHQSFQCAAFWCQPHAGGLSEAVQAACMVQYQKCLVASAARGKAWGAQARARLRLKRTSSVDSPGGPLPLPLLKGGVGGAGAAPRKRGVFSFLDAFRLKPSLLHMP; via the exons ATGCTGGGCAAGGATTACATGCTGGCCATCATTCTGGTCAACTGTGATG ATGACTTGTGGGGGGACCAGAATCTTGAGGGAGAGCCAGGCCTGCCCCCTGGCTGGAGGAAGATACGCGATGCTGCAGGTACTTACTATTGGCACGTACCCAGTGGCAGCACCCAGTGGCAGCGCCCAACCTGGGAGACAGGAGATGCAGAGGACCTAGGCACG AGGACGGAAGGGATTTGGGGACTTCGGCCCCCCAAGGGGAGATCCTTCTCCAGCCTGGAGAGCTCACTGGACCGGAG GAACTCTTTGTCCTGGTACGGTGAGGAATCCTACATCCAGAGCATGGAGCCAGGAGCTAAG TGCTTTGCAGTCCGCTCCCTGGGTTGGGTAGAAGTACCCGAAGAGGATCTGGTACCAGGGAAGAGCAGTATTGCAGTCAATAACTGCATCCAGCAACTGGCCCAGACTCACAGCCGTAGCCGCAGCCAGCCCCCAGATGGTGCCTGGGGTGAG GGCCAGAACATGCTGATGATCCTGAAGAAGGATGCCATGAGCCTGGTGAATCCTCTGGACCATAGTCTGATACACTGCCAGCCTCTGGTGCACATCCGTGTGTGGGGTGTGGGCAGCTCCAAGGGCCG GGACTTCGCTTTTGTGGCTGGTGACAAAGACAGTTGTATGCTCAAGTGCCATGTGTTTCGCTGTGACGTCCCTGCCAAGGCCATTGCCAgtgccctgcatgggctctgtgcccag ATCTTGTCAGAGCGAGTAGGTGTCAGTGAGGATTCTCCTTGCTCCCTAGACCCCATCTCCCCTGAGGACCTGCCACGGCAAG TGGAGCTGCTGGATGCGGTGAGCCAGGCTGCTCAGAAGTATGAGGCACTGTACATGGGGACCCTGCCAGTCACCAAAGCCATGG GCATGGATGTGCTGAATGAGGCCATTGGTACTCTCACCAACCGGGGGGACCAGGATGCCTGGGTCCCTGCCATCCTCAGCGTGTCTGACTCTCTCATGACTGCACATCCCATTCAG GCCTGGTGTGGGCAGGCAGAAGCTGGTGCAGAGGAGGAACCACTATGGCAATGCCCTGTGCGCCTTGTGACCTTTATTGGTGTTGGCCGTGACCCACACACCTTTGGCCTCATCGCTGACCTGGGCCATCAGAGCTTTCAGTGTGCAGCCTTCTGGTGCCAGCCCCATGCAGGGGGGCTTTCCGAAGCTGTGCAGGCTGCTTGCATG GTTCAGTACCAGAAGTGTCTTGTGGCCTCTGCAGCTCGAGGCAAGGCCTGGGGTGCCCAGGCCCGGGCCCGCCTGCGGCTCAAGCGGACCAGCTCCGTGGACTCCCCAGGaggtcccctgcccctccccctgctcaaaGGAGGGGTTGGGGGTGCAGGGGCAGCCCCTCGAAAACGGggtgtcttctcttttcttgatgCCTTCCGTCTGAAACCCTCTCTGCTCCATATGCCCTAA
- the APBB3 gene encoding amyloid-beta A4 precursor protein-binding family B member 3 isoform X4 — translation MLGKDYMLAIILVNCDDDLWGDQNLEGEPGLPPGWRKIRDAAGTYYWHVPSGSTQWQRPTWETGDAEDLGTRTEGIWGLRPPKGRSFSSLESSLDRRNSLSWYGEESYIQSMEPGAKCFAVRSLGWVEVPEEDLVPGKSSIAVNNCIQQLAQTHSRSRSQPPDGAWGEGQNMLMILKKDAMSLVNPLDHSLIHCQPLVHIRVWGVGSSKGRDFAFVAGDKDSCMLKCHVFRCDVPAKAIASALHGLCAQILSERVGVSEDSPCSLDPISPEDLPRQVELLDAVSQAAQKYEALYMGTLPVTKAMGMDVLNEAIGTLTNRGDQDAWVPAILSVSDSLMTAHPIQAWCGQAEAGAEEEPLWQCPVRLVTFIGVGRDPHTFGLIADLGHQSFQCAAFWCQPHAGGLSEAVQAACMEAVCSRESWRGVSIMVQYQKCLVASAARGKAWGAQARARLRLKRTSSVDSPGGPLPLPLLKGGVGGAGAAPRKRGVFSFLDAFRLKPSLLHMP, via the exons ATGCTGGGCAAGGATTACATGCTGGCCATCATTCTGGTCAACTGTGATG ATGACTTGTGGGGGGACCAGAATCTTGAGGGAGAGCCAGGCCTGCCCCCTGGCTGGAGGAAGATACGCGATGCTGCAGGTACTTACTATTGGCACGTACCCAGTGGCAGCACCCAGTGGCAGCGCCCAACCTGGGAGACAGGAGATGCAGAGGACCTAGGCACG AGGACGGAAGGGATTTGGGGACTTCGGCCCCCCAAGGGGAGATCCTTCTCCAGCCTGGAGAGCTCACTGGACCGGAG GAACTCTTTGTCCTGGTACGGTGAGGAATCCTACATCCAGAGCATGGAGCCAGGAGCTAAG TGCTTTGCAGTCCGCTCCCTGGGTTGGGTAGAAGTACCCGAAGAGGATCTGGTACCAGGGAAGAGCAGTATTGCAGTCAATAACTGCATCCAGCAACTGGCCCAGACTCACAGCCGTAGCCGCAGCCAGCCCCCAGATGGTGCCTGGGGTGAG GGCCAGAACATGCTGATGATCCTGAAGAAGGATGCCATGAGCCTGGTGAATCCTCTGGACCATAGTCTGATACACTGCCAGCCTCTGGTGCACATCCGTGTGTGGGGTGTGGGCAGCTCCAAGGGCCG GGACTTCGCTTTTGTGGCTGGTGACAAAGACAGTTGTATGCTCAAGTGCCATGTGTTTCGCTGTGACGTCCCTGCCAAGGCCATTGCCAgtgccctgcatgggctctgtgcccag ATCTTGTCAGAGCGAGTAGGTGTCAGTGAGGATTCTCCTTGCTCCCTAGACCCCATCTCCCCTGAGGACCTGCCACGGCAAG TGGAGCTGCTGGATGCGGTGAGCCAGGCTGCTCAGAAGTATGAGGCACTGTACATGGGGACCCTGCCAGTCACCAAAGCCATGG GCATGGATGTGCTGAATGAGGCCATTGGTACTCTCACCAACCGGGGGGACCAGGATGCCTGGGTCCCTGCCATCCTCAGCGTGTCTGACTCTCTCATGACTGCACATCCCATTCAG GCCTGGTGTGGGCAGGCAGAAGCTGGTGCAGAGGAGGAACCACTATGGCAATGCCCTGTGCGCCTTGTGACCTTTATTGGTGTTGGCCGTGACCCACACACCTTTGGCCTCATCGCTGACCTGGGCCATCAGAGCTTTCAGTGTGCAGCCTTCTGGTGCCAGCCCCATGCAGGGGGGCTTTCCGAAGCTGTGCAGGCTGCTTGCATG GAGGCAGTCTGCTCCCGTGAAAGCTGGAGAGGAGTCAGCATAATG GTTCAGTACCAGAAGTGTCTTGTGGCCTCTGCAGCTCGAGGCAAGGCCTGGGGTGCCCAGGCCCGGGCCCGCCTGCGGCTCAAGCGGACCAGCTCCGTGGACTCCCCAGGaggtcccctgcccctccccctgctcaaaGGAGGGGTTGGGGGTGCAGGGGCAGCCCCTCGAAAACGGggtgtcttctcttttcttgatgCCTTCCGTCTGAAACCCTCTCTGCTCCATATGCCCTAA
- the LOC106967640 gene encoding probable UDP-sugar transporter protein SLC35A4: MSVEDGGMPGLGRPRQARWTLMLLLSTAMYGAHAPLLALCHVNGRVPFRPSSAVLLTELTKLLLCAFSLLVGWQAWPQGAPPWRQAAPFALSALLYGANNNLVIYLQRYMDPSTYQVLSNLKIGSTALFYCLCLRHRLSARQGLALLLLMAAGACYAAGGLQDPGSTLPGPPPAAAAGRMSLHITPLGLLLLILYCLISGLSSVYTELLMKRQRLPLALQNLFLYTFGVLLNLGLHAGGGPGPGLLEGFSGWAALVVLSQALNGLLMSAVMKHGSSITRLFVVSCSLVVNAVLSAALLRLQLTAAFFLATLLIGLAVRLYYGSR, encoded by the coding sequence ATGAGTGTAGAGGACGGGGGTATGCCAGGCCTGGGCCGTCCCAGGCAGGCCCGCTGGACCCTGATGCTACTCCTGTCCACTGCCATGTATGGTGCCCATGCCCCATTACTGGCACTGTGCCATGTGAACGGCAGAGTGCCCTTCCGGCCCTCCTCAGCTGTGCTGCTGACTGAGCTGACCAAGCTACTGTTGTGCGCCTTCTCCCTCTTGGTGGGCTGGCAAGCATGGCCCCAAGGGGCTCCTCCATGGCGCCAGGCTGCCCCCTTTGCGCTATCAGCCCTTCTCTATGGCGCTAACAACAACCTGGTGATCTATCTTCAACGTTACATGGACCCCAGCACCTATCAGGTGCTGAGCAATCTCAAGATTGGAAGCACGGCCCTGTTCTACTGCCTCTGTCTCCGGCACCGCCTCTCTGCACGCCAGGGCTTGGCACTGCTGCTGCTGATGGCAGCAGGGGCCTGCTATGCAGCTGGTGGCCTCCAAGACCCTGGAAGCACCCTTCCTGGGCCCCCTCCAGCAGCTGCTGCTGGCCGCATGTCCCTGCATATCACTCCACTGGGACTGCTGCTTCTCATCTTGTACTGCCTCATCTCGGGCCTGTCGTCCGTGTACACAGAGCTGCTCATGAAGCGACAGCGGCTGCCCCTAGCACTTCAGAACCTCTTCCTCTACACTTTTGGTGTGCTCCTGAACCTAGGTCTGCACGCAGGTGGTGGCCCTGGCCCAGGCCTCCTGGAGGGTTTCTCTGGTTGGGCAGCGCTTGTGGTACTGAGCCAGGCACTAAATGGACTGCTCATGTCAGCTGTCATGAAGCATGGCAGCAGCATCACACGGCTCTTTGTTGTGTCCTGCTCCCTGGTGGTCAATGCCGTGCTCTCAGCAGCCTTGCTGCGGCTGCAGCTCACAGCTGCCTTCTTCCTGGCCACGCTGCTCATTGGCCTGGCTGTGCGTCTGTACTATGGCAGCCGCTAG